In Styela clava chromosome 10, kaStyClav1.hap1.2, whole genome shotgun sequence, the sequence tcgttttatttttatttaatatataataagcAAATATCAATACATACATTTTTATCGGGTTTTTTCGTATGTAAAAGCATATTTCATTAGTCAGAGCAGTATGTCTACAGGAAGAATTTTCGTAACTCGGAAATTTCCTATCTGGGGTCATTCGTAGAAAGAGGTTCTACCGTATACCTGGAACAAAGGACCGATATCGACATCAAATCCAAGGTCAGCAAACCCAGTTGCAATGACCTTTGCCCCTCGATCATGTCCATCCTGCCCCATCTTCGCAACAAGAATCCTCGGCCTTCTACCTTCTTCCTCAGAAAACTCGTCAACTCTTCTCAGAGCATCTTTAATTTCAGAATCCTCTCCGTATTCTGTTCTGAAATAGGCAGAAAGATGATATACCGGTAGTTGGATAATTGATACAGTCGATGGATGTTCTGCGAAGTATTTAATTTCACAAAATGGAATTCATTCCACTTTAAGCATGTACATCCAGATATAACTATCTATGTATTATATATTAGTgaatactcccgaagtatgcgaaccaagatggcggacaccggaatgtagtttgtgtaccaggttagggttgggccataattttattccaattttccatattttagttctattgcgagttcggagACTGAACTTCGGGGACTAGCCACGTAActtctgtagtatttgtatccgataatatggcctaaccctgaactggtacacatactacgttccggtgtctgccatcttggttcacatacttcgggagtacccattaaTGTCATATAATGTGCAACAGAGAATAAACCTGAAAGATTATTGGGCACTCTACCAGGGCTGTGGATGAAAGTGCCAAATCAGGATGTAAAGTTAAAGAAAAGTCGGAATGGTTTCAAGGCAAAAGAGCAAATCTTGTCATTTCAAAAACTTGGtacttgaaaatattacaaacaaataGCTGTTTTTCAAGCCAGTATGGTATCTGTTCTAATAGCAATTCACCGAATTCAAATTCTATTAAGAAAAGTTACAAGCGactgaaaatcaaaaatattttgtttactaATTTTCCCTACTAAGCTGCTTTTTCAAGCTTATGAGTTAATAGGCCTCAAATAGCAAAATGGCTGAGAAATATTATCATTCACAATGAATATGAGCTTCAAAATTACTCTTTAAGAAGCCTAGTCCTCGAAATCAGTGAATTTATGATAAAACAATAAGTGCTAGAAAgatttaaaaacaaatgaaacgACAACCCTTTACCCAAAAAAAAGTTTCTGCCTTGAAATATTGTGTTGGTTCAATAAATGAAGAGAAAGGCAATATCAATTTATCCAAACTTAGTTCATAGGCATCCAGCCTAAATCCATGATGCGCTACAATTCACTACTAAGATTTCGAAATGATGAGATGACATTCCTGGTGCCAATGGAAACTAGTAAAACAGGTATTCTATGTTCATTCATACTTGTAAGCTCCGCTGACCATCCTATCTTTTGCTTGATGCCTTCCGAATATTTTCTCCATCGCAGAAGATATTTCGCCAACAGTGCAACGACATCTTGCTGCATCAACCGCCAATCCTAATAAATTGCCTTCCTTTGACCTGTAAATTCAGAATAACATAAATTCATAAACTTTCAATGTGTTTCTTCTAAACAATGATTCGAATAAGCAGTCACTCAGAACAAACTATGAAACATATAAATCGGATCAGCGTAGTAATATTCGCTTGTAGTGTAGTTTTCTAGCTCTGTCTGCTTACATTACCATTTGTAAAAACCAGTTGTTTTCAACGAGGGATCAGTGGCACCCCAGGATTCAAAACGTTGTACTACAtgtattactttttaaaagTAATCAAATACCAGTTGAATTTGCCACTATTACAATACTTGTTCTTACACTTTGTATTACCAGTATTATGTTTgcttttatatgtatttatagtTCCTATAATTCAGACAGAAAATGACAGCCtctgaaatgttttattgagGTGTTGGTTCacgaaaaaggttgaaaatcactgatgTAAGAAGATGAAACTCATCCTTGTTCTTGTGTAAAAATCAACCCATACAACACAGCCTCATCCTTTTAGGAGCTTTTAAGctttttcaaaaagtttatcAAATCACCTAAAGATAGTAAATGTTACCTTGCACATTCAGTAATATCTGTTAGAGCTTGCTGTGCTTTGTCCTCATCTCTTGTTTTGCggatttcttttaattttcttatCTGAACAAAATCCCAGATTTTCCTTGAAGCCAACGATAATCTAtcacaggggtgggcaaggttttttgaCCAGGAGCctaaaattttgcccatctaaaCCGACGGGCTAAGTGTGACggaaaaagttacattttatgagcaATATTTCATACATAAGCAAAtgcggaaaacaataagcctcttgccagaactaaatttaatcacaatgtaagcaaattccttgagctctatttcagctaaaacatagaaatttggtttttgtttggttgtggcagcgtCAGGTTGGCcggattgaattactcaacgggccAGATTCAGCCCACTGGTcttagtttgcccatgtcaaaCCGATCACCAAATAATATGTTTGAATACTCTTTAACACAACAAGGGCAGCAATATCAAGATCGAAGGTTGCCACAACTTTGTTTGaagatgagtcttttttacttgtGTTAGTGAGTTCATGCGACCTGGGTTTGAACATATTCTATTGGAAAAGAGTTCAATCAGGAGAATGAAGTGTCAATTTTTATTGCCGAATAATACAGGCCTAACGGAGCCAGAAGTGACACATATATGAGTTCTATATATTTTCACTATGCGCATGCAATTCTAGCTGCAATCAGAAATGAGCCCCTATACTTTTTTAGAAAgcaatatgaaatgtaatttgtATATGTGCCACCAAAGCCTAATCCATATATTTCTTAACTAATTCTTCGAGatcaaagaaaatttattaaccactgtttgtgtatgattgattgtacctaaaaacTTCAGTAATTTAAGATGCTTTGCACAGAAGTTATGTTCTCTCCAGAATATGTTCAAAATGTCCAGGGTTTTGGGTTTTTGAGTCACCCTGTATTAATTGAatagcaaatttacaatgactAACTATTCTACATTTAAATATAACATACGCAACATACCTGGCTTTCTCTAACTTCAGCATTATCAATCGATAAAACTTCaacattttcttctttttcaagTCTGTATTTGTTGACGCCAACAATGGTTTCAGAAGCTTAAAGAAATGGAAAgcaattaattaaatattgtatatttataaaagtatatataatgAAGGAGAGAAGAGTAACAAGGAAACTACAATTTCTTTATCATCTGGTGAAACACAGACTTATTACTGTAGGGCTGaccattttcgaatacctggtgaattcagaatcgaatcgaatatttttttcgaatcgaatctcgaatacttggaaaatatataattgtaatcgactttttattgtaattagttctgtcaacaaatgaattactgaaaacatagaatacttCACTCAGAcagttcacacacaataagaaacactttttatcaataactcactacagaaaatagtcatatgtcacaATTgcaaatatggcttcaatataaaaaaaattgggaattcacctcgaccattggcggaaagaaacaAAACAAGATGGCGTCGATTcagaaattttgctctgaaccgatttgaataatttactattcgattcaatttgaatattcgattcgaaatgctcAGCCCTACTTACCAGCTAATTTTCCCAAATATATGGACTGAAACTCTTCcaagagcagtggttcccaacctttttcaatATGCCCCTCACTTTGCCTATTTTAGACCTCTTTATTCCTACCTCAATATGCCAAAAATACTCCTTTTCCTTATCTGACATCTAGAAGAAGGTCACACACAACTCGTACTCCCGCATTCTAAAAACTTTACCTGTCcataaatatatactgcaatataCTAAATAACTAAACAAAATTAGTAAAACTACgtcaatacaaaataatattgctgtatttattcccaataaacaacaaaattcttcccTGCCGCAGAATTCCTCAACAGTTGAAAAACCATGTCTTAAAGCTTCAGGGACAAGTGAAACATCCTCACCAGTTACCTGAGTCAATCCTAGCTTGTCTTCTGGCAGCACATTCTTCAATCTTCAACTTTGGAATTCCCTCTGAAACTGCTTTTGCCATTCCGCCCATATTTTCTATTTCTTCAATGATCTGGAACAGAACAACTAATATAAATCATGTGAACGTAAGGGCATACATATTCAAATAACCTCGTTAGtttagttttatttcatttccaaattttctGTTGCTCTGAATGACCTAGAAAGGCTTTGACACGGAGGGCAAAATGATTTACACACTTAGTAAAATGTGCTTTATTAAGGAATAATCTTTCTCAATATAACTATTCAATTCATCGACTTCTGTAATCCAATTCataatgtaatattttacaatgattACAAGGAAAAAAGCATATGTGATCATCATACAAATTCGCTAACATTTGATAAAAGACAAATAACAAAATACCTTTGAGTTATCTAGTTATCTAGCTCTGCAACGAGAAATGACAGAAATGCATATTCTGACATGAACTTTTATTCATGTCACATATGAACATAATTGGACCTTACAGTCACAGGAATAAAAATGAGTAATtccaaattgaatttaaaaccaTAAGAAATAAATCTAGGTACCGGTAACAAAATtgttgtgttagccaagtgaatatacccctgcccataggtttcagtccatttgcacaacttgatgtaaagtaggtgaacaaaattagttacctccatattggtacacacacttctggagcgcctaaaaTTGtgcaaattattatttattaattatccatctcaaaaaattatgatttcCTTAAGACAATTGATGAGATGGCAAgaacttttttatttcaactcACCTCCAAAGCTTGATCGTGGACCATATTTGTGAGATTTTCCATCATATATGAACCTCCCCAAGGATCTGCAACATGAGGGATGCCAGTTTCTTcctgaaaatcaaaaaaaaaaattgtaaaaattttgaaagatatattttatgaaaGTGATGATTTTCGAAGGATATTGAGTGTACAAACATAACTAAATTATAAACTGATGACTGAAATTACAATGCATGAAGTGCTGTAGATTATGAAAAAATGAACAGACATTTTGACTTGAAAAATCTAGAATCTGACACACAAttttgaattagaaaaaactCTAAAGAAAATCAAAGAAAAAGTTTGGTGGGTGCAAATGCAAGTCTTCTCTATTTGTTATTACCTCTCACTCAACTAAATTTGCTTCGAGTTTTTGTAGAAAAAGGTAACTTTGGTTGTTGTCGTGATTAGCCTGGAGATGCTTCCTACGCAACTCTAGCTAAGTCAAAATTTTAGCACCGATTTCGAagagtttgaaaatacgactctTGCTCAGACCAAGAGGATTCCTCACACAAGAATTACCTTTGGGAAAGGGTCCAAATTGTGGAACACTCCATACGACCCACTTGCAATGAAGATCAAATACTTCAATTTTGGATCGAGtgtattcaataaataataatctaGCAAGTAGTGTTTTCACTAATTGAGCTTAGAACCAGATTAAATCTGACCCTCTAAATTTGAGCGACGGCCACTAAATCACGGTTTTAGAAATAAGTGCCCAGGAAATTTCGCTGCACACAAAAAAACGCCACatgagcattttgctgtaaagcAAGTATGTGATAAAAGCAGTTAGGTTCTTGAAGtatcattttatataaaaagatcTGTTGTTTAAAAGCATACCCTAACCCTGACCCTacaaactgtttttatcacaactACTTGTTTTATAGCCATTTGCTCTAATTGTGGCAAATTTCCCTGaggcaaaatttctggacacaCCAAATTACACAGTCAACTAACCTGCAAAATAATCTGTGTGTTCCTTGCAATTCTAGCACTTGTTACTGTTGGTAGGCCAAGCGCTTCATCAAATGAATTAGTATGCAATGACTGAGTTCCACCAAACACTGCAGCCATTGCTTCAATCGTAGTTCGAATTATATTATTGTAAGGGTCTTGCTCTGTCAGTGACCAACCTGAAAATGGATTTAAAAACAAACTTAtgagttgaaatattattaatagcACATGAACCACTTtctagaggtaagatcgggcccaaaaattccagcccggcccgacccaggcccgtgggtattaaacccaACCCGAGCCTGACTAATTAACTGCATATGCAGGTCGGAGCCCGAAGAAAAcctgaaatttcatattttatttatgagttctttgaattgtcattgcaagagtttagtacagtatgtgtcgtaTTGATGAggcattttctgtttttttgcaGACAACGATCTCTCATGGCCAAAACACGGCCAAAACacctcattaaaaaaaaaagtcagcgatagagaaaCCCGACCAGACATGAACGTAATGATTGAAATTTCAGGCCAGGGTCGGgctcgggcttcagatcttagctctaccACATTCATCATATGACAATGGGTAGTTACTGTTATAATTCTTTATTATCTCAGTAGCACTTAGCACCTTAGTGGTTGCCTCTAACTTCGGTTAGAGATGAGTGTCTTTTAAAAATGTGTGGGTGACACTATTTTGAacgatattttttacaaaaaactcGAGTGCCAGTTTGTTGCTCATAAATAATATTGCTGGATGGTGAGAGATTGTGCCTAAGTCATAGAttaaagtttgagaaaattaaattaaaagcaATTTGGAATATAAATTATGGCATTCTCCAGTTTGTAAGCCGTGTGAAGTGCATTTTACAAAACAAAGTAAAAAATCAGAAATGAGACCCCTGGGGCCCATACTCATCTGGCATATCAGTTTAAacaagttttatttaaaaaaaaactggggATGCATAATGATTTCTAAATTAAACTTCAAAATATGACCCCTGCGACTTCTAATTTTGTGTTAATTACAACCAATAGTTCAGCTACGTACTACAAACGCTGTTCAACAGTCATTGTCAAGACATATATCCGTGGACAGATAATTTTAATTCGTTTTGCAACTTTTGTTGCTTTGAATGTTGGTGCATTGAAAATGAAGTTGATTAAAGGCCATGAAAATTTAGCTTGCGGAACCGTTTGCCAACCGTTATCATCTGTATGATAGATCATCTATGACATTCGCATTTCCCTGGGCTACATCAAGGAAAATATCTATCGTCATAAAATTCATGGTATTTTTAAGCTGGTGGAATGGGCCAaaagaaacattttcaaatcaCTCTCCACTTTCCCTCTTTCGCAAGAATAGTAAAAATAGAGCTATCCCTTCTGAGcctaaatattaattattgatAGTCCCAGAGGGCTGAGATAAAGGGCAGTCAGCAGAACCAATACAAGTATACTGCTTCAAATGAGCTGATGAAGTCTAATTAGGTACCTATTAAAATTTGAGATATTCCAAGGTGTAATCTGACTTCCCAAGGGAATAATTTACCTTGATAAGAAGCCAGTGAAACTATTTGATTTAATGAACTTCCTTGCGTCAGATGTGTAATTATGTTGGTAGTTTATTGGAGTAAATACAGGCTACAGTAATGGCATTTACTAATTATACACTGATTGTAACTTGACAGTTTTCAATATGAATGTTAGACAACACAACTTTGGTATGACCAATCAAATTATTCCAACAAATATGAACTGATTCAGTTGTATTTTCACATTATGAGCCCTCAAATCAAACAGCAAAAATATGactttgattttgaaatatcatatcgACCTATCgagttaaaaatttcaaagaaaatgtGCGATGGTCACAGGTGGTTGAAGCATTGACCCATGACCTCACCAAAGATGTAATAAATCGGATGGCCAATGGTGAACCAGAAAGATTCCATTTCTTCCAAAAGAAAGTAGCCATATATACATAGTACTTTCTGTTTGagtcttgttcagagtgaaggcctatgaaaaaatcaaattcaataCCTGAAGTCTGTGAATGCGTTCGCAATAAACATGATTTTGGATTCTTAGGTTGAAATTTGTCTGTGATAAGGTGAGCCCATAATCTTCTAGCTGCTCTCATCTTGGCTATTTCCATATAAAAGCTCATTCCAACTCCCCAGAAGAAAGATAATCGTGGTGCAAAGTTATCAATGTCTAAACCTGcctgcaaaaaataaaataattatgaaatgaaaaattatggTGATAAAggctttataataaatattccattaagtatcaatatttaaattgatttaaaaaaaattataatgaatGCACATAGATCAGGATTTCAAAGAAAATTAGAATAACTTTgattactcaatataacaaattttttcGAAAAGCAATACTGAAATATTAGATTTTATTCCTTGACACACACCTTAAGTCACATGAGACAAATCTGAGATAAACTCAATTCAATTGAACATAAATTCAATTAAATTCAGTTTAGTTTATAAGATGGCTCATGcctaaaaaacaaaattgcacCTCAAACTTTCCCTCTCCACTAATTGGGACTGAATAGTGCAAGTTCTCAGAGATTGCTTGCTTGCAACTATTCTATCAGGGTTTGTTTATTTAAGCAtgaagaaaataaatcaaaattgaacACTTACTAACCTGAATTCCAGTTTTGCAATACTGGATGCCATCAGCAATTGTATAGGCTAATTCAAGAACGGTGTCAGCACCGGCTTCTTGCATATGATAACCACTGATAGAAATACTGTTGAACCTGAAACATAAATCTTATGGTGAAAATGAATTCTGATAGTGCAGATGTCAAGGATGGCCAGGGGGTTtacccgaagtatgtgaatcaagatggcggacaccggaatgtagtatgtgcaccaggttagggttaggccctaatttcaggtacaaatactacgagagccACTCGGCTAGTCCcggtaatagaactaaaataagaaaaattggaaaaaaactatggcccaaccctaacctggtatgcatactacgttccgatgtccgccatcttggttcacatacttcaggagtagcGACCAGGGTGTGTGTGAAGGGGTTCAGTGAAAGTGTTGAGGATTATAGAACAAAATGCTGGATGATGGAAGTGAAATTAGTCAGAGTTAtgctaaaaacattaaaatcttcaatcatgaaaaaaaatttgaaagagaaATGTTACCAAAAAAATACAGATGTGATTTTGATTGAGTAGTGTACAGGACTGCACACTATTCAATTAATAGAAAACGTAGTGCCATAGACATGCCATGACATTGGGGAACTGAAGTTCGATTACTTCTGCCTCTCTCGATCAAATGTGCCTTTGCATGTGAGCTAGCTCTCAAATGTACAGCAGATTATAACAAACAAACACAACTTCCAGAATGTATGTATTACTTACTTTGGCATATTATTTGAAGTGAACGCGAATATATCCGATATTATCCTCATTGATGGTTCAGGAGGATAGATGTAAGTGTTTCTTACCATGAATTCTGGAAAAACAAATACATGATTCATACAAGGTGCATCATATTACCGGTAATATCAAGTTATTTTTGCAGGACAAAGTACCGGCATCACAGAACATCTTCTGTGGCTTGGGCCATAGATGTGGttgaaaatggaaatttttaCCACTCACTGCTTGTGTAAAGTGAAATCTTAGCGGgatataaatattgttttaaatattttgaatgaaaactgTTTTACATCAAGATATTGATTTGATAAAAATCATGATCCACTgtcaaaaatatacatatacagagTTGTAAAGTTGTATTTGCAAATTTCTTATAgtctgtagtttgaaatttctAACTCTAATGCTTTTCGGCCAAGGGCTAAGAGCACTTTTTGCTAATAATAATCGCAGATCTTAAGGAAGGCCTATGACAACGGTTTCCAAAGAGGGCGCTAGTGCACAACGGTGATTTGCTAGGTGTGCCCCGAGAATAAACataattgtgttaaacataactaatatgGGATtgcatattttacatattgtatttattataaatgtattttttttgcTGTGTTATGActcaatcaataaattcattttactattttatgtCGCTCACTTTCGGTTACATAGTGCTCTGTTATATTCACAAAATTGGATTTTTATTTGAAGGCAACAATTATTGACATGTTATACTATGACAAAATATTTCTCCCACCTTTCAAAATATCATTCTGTATTGTCCCAGTTAACTTATCAGCACTCACACCCTGCTCTTCCCCAGCAACAATGAACATGGCCATGATGGGAATGACGGCTCCATTCATTGTCATTGATACTGACATCTTATCGAGAGGAATGCCTTCAAATAACCTGTAAAAATTCCAATAGATATACTGTTCACATCCAATCCACTGATTTTTATAAGTGAACTGCCAATGCAAATAAGACAAGCAGTAACATTCCACCTGTATGTTACCTAATTTATTTACCTTGTACAAGATTATGGGCATGGGACAGGCCAATCCAATGTGCTAACACTATGCCATTAACTTTTACCATGTCCTGGTATGCCTATTGCATTAATAAATTATACCAATCATGACCAATGCCCTAATGGTCACCAATGTAATAACCAATAATAGAATTCCCAAAGCCCTCTTCCACATCAACTTATATTTAATTGTAATAAAACTCAATGTTACTAGATAGAGTATATTTATTAGATTCATGAGTGGTTTCAGGGTATCAAGAAGGTCGACGCAGAGGAGATATTTCGGGGAATTTATAAATGGCTACATAGTGGATAGCGGAAACTTTACATGACACTCCAAATTTTGAGCCTATGATGCAGTCATTGACGGACTAactgaaagaaataaaattgagCATCCAAAACACATGAAAGAACTTATTATATATGGTGTCAATGAAGTctctaaatttttttcaaattgcaaagtGAATTTATCGATTCCATATATTGCTTTGGCCTTCatagatgtattaaatgaagtaaaaataacaattactgatcgaaaaacaacaaacccggtattgagaactgactccaTAACAAAATTGGACACTTTATGG encodes:
- the LOC120338496 gene encoding methylmalonyl-CoA mutase, mitochondrial-like; the encoded protein is MLNNVFSYFDSVLKFCNSSDLSSFVETKMDRIIFTKDLLKIANVKRLFLKSIRSSSNKNPQLPLNEEWMALATKQLKGADPDKKLTWTTPDGIKVKPLYSKDDSSNFEDELPGKYPYTRGPYPTMYTNRPWTIRQYAGFSTVEQSNKFYRDNIKAGQQGLSVAFDLATHRGYDSDNIRVQGDVGMAGVAIDSVEDMKKLFEGIPLDKMSVSMTMNGAVIPIMAMFIVAGEEQGVSADKLTGTIQNDILKEFMVRNTYIYPPEPSMRIISDIFAFTSNNMPKFNSISISGYHMQEAGADTVLELAYTIADGIQYCKTGIQAGLDIDNFAPRLSFFWGVGMSFYMEIAKMRAARRLWAHLITDKFQPKNPKSCLLRTHSQTSGWSLTEQDPYNNIIRTTIEAMAAVFGGTQSLHTNSFDEALGLPTVTSARIARNTQIILQEETGIPHVADPWGGSYMMENLTNMVHDQALEIIEEIENMGGMAKAVSEGIPKLKIEECAARRQARIDSASETIVGVNKYRLEKEENVEVLSIDNAEVRESQIRKLKEIRKTRDEDKAQQALTDITECARSKEGNLLGLAVDAARCRCTVGEISSAMEKIFGRHQAKDRMVSGAYKTEYGEDSEIKDALRRVDEFSEEEGRRPRILVAKMGQDGHDRGAKVIATGFADLGFDVDIGPLFQTPSEVAQQAIDADVHCVGVSSLAAGHKTLVPELIKALKEMGRSDILVLAGGVIPPQDYEFLFNAGVASIFGPGTRLPLAAMEVIELIEKNTKNQKQSV